One window of the Clostridium sp. MB40-C1 genome contains the following:
- a CDS encoding thioesterase family protein, with product MEFNLQEGTKGIIEMVVNEKDSAKNIGSGLADVFATPAMIALMENTAQTSIKDSLPDGHSTVGIEICVKHIKATPIGMKVKCTSSLKKVEGKKLTFEVEAHDEVGKIGEGTHTRYIINDEDFMKKIQK from the coding sequence ATGGAATTTAATTTGCAAGAAGGAACAAAAGGTATAATTGAGATGGTTGTAAATGAAAAAGATTCTGCTAAGAATATTGGCTCAGGACTTGCAGATGTATTTGCAACACCAGCTATGATTGCACTAATGGAGAACACAGCTCAAACTAGTATAAAAGACAGTTTACCAGACGGGCATTCTACAGTTGGAATAGAAATATGTGTTAAACACATTAAAGCTACACCTATTGGAATGAAAGTTAAATGTACATCTAGCTTAAAAAAGGTAGAGGGTAAGAAATTAACTTTCGAAGTAGAAGCTCATGATGAAGTTGGCAAAATAGGAGAAGGTACACATACTAGATATATAATAAATGACGAAGATTTTATGAAAAAAATTCAAAAGTAG
- a CDS encoding formate--tetrahydrofolate ligase, with translation MKNDIEIAQSAEMKPITEIAAQLGLQEDDIELYGKYKCKISLDVLKKDIKKENGKLILVTAINPTPAGEGKSTVTVGLGQALCKLNKNAVIALREPSLGPVFGIKGGAAGGGYSQVVPMEDINLHFTGDMHAITAANNLLGAAIDNHIHQGNNLRIDARRIAFKRVMDMNDRALRNIVVGMGGKINGFLREDGFMITVASEIMAILCLSNSLMDLKERMGNILVAYNLDGEPVYCKDLGVQGAMALLMKDAIKPNLVQTLENTPAIIHGGPFANIAHGCNSILATKMALKLGDYAITEAGFGADLGAEKFLDIKCRYGGLKPNCVVIVATIRALKHHGGVSKEELSIPNVQKLSKGIENLEKQIENIKKYGVPVVVAINKFITDSEEEVKFIENFCNNLGVEVALAEVWEKGGDGGIHLAEKVLNVLENEESKFKCLYDEKLRIKEKMNIISTEIYGADKVTYTKAAEKQIKDIEALGLDKLPICVAKTQYSLSDNPQLLGKPLGFDMNVREVKVSNGAGFIVVLTGDVMTMPGLPKVPAANKMDILEDGTILGLF, from the coding sequence ATGAAAAATGATATTGAAATTGCTCAAAGTGCAGAAATGAAGCCAATAACAGAAATAGCAGCACAGTTAGGATTACAAGAAGATGATATTGAGCTTTATGGTAAATATAAGTGTAAAATATCTTTAGATGTTTTAAAGAAGGATATAAAGAAAGAAAATGGTAAGTTAATCCTTGTAACAGCAATAAACCCTACTCCAGCAGGAGAAGGAAAATCAACAGTTACAGTTGGGTTAGGGCAGGCTTTATGTAAATTAAATAAAAATGCAGTTATAGCCTTAAGGGAACCTTCGCTTGGACCTGTATTTGGAATAAAAGGAGGGGCAGCTGGAGGTGGATATTCTCAAGTAGTACCTATGGAAGATATAAATTTACATTTCACTGGGGATATGCATGCAATTACAGCAGCAAATAACTTATTGGGAGCAGCAATAGATAATCATATACATCAAGGGAACAACTTGAGAATTGATGCAAGACGCATAGCATTTAAAAGAGTTATGGACATGAATGACAGAGCACTTCGTAATATAGTAGTGGGAATGGGAGGAAAAATAAATGGATTCTTAAGAGAAGATGGATTCATGATAACTGTTGCTTCAGAGATAATGGCTATATTATGTTTATCAAATAGTTTGATGGATTTAAAAGAGAGAATGGGAAATATTCTTGTTGCTTATAATTTAGATGGAGAACCTGTATATTGCAAGGATTTAGGAGTTCAAGGTGCTATGGCTCTTCTAATGAAAGATGCTATAAAGCCAAATCTTGTTCAGACTTTGGAAAATACTCCAGCAATAATTCATGGGGGACCCTTTGCTAACATCGCTCATGGATGCAACAGTATTCTTGCTACTAAGATGGCATTAAAACTTGGAGACTATGCTATAACTGAGGCTGGATTTGGTGCAGACTTAGGAGCTGAGAAGTTCTTAGATATTAAATGTAGATATGGTGGGTTAAAACCTAATTGTGTGGTTATTGTTGCTACTATAAGAGCATTGAAACATCATGGGGGAGTATCTAAAGAAGAACTTAGTATACCGAATGTACAAAAATTATCCAAGGGTATAGAAAATCTAGAAAAACAAATAGAAAATATCAAGAAGTATGGTGTTCCTGTAGTTGTTGCTATAAATAAATTTATAACAGATAGTGAAGAAGAGGTTAAATTTATAGAAAATTTCTGCAACAATTTAGGTGTAGAAGTTGCCCTTGCTGAAGTATGGGAAAAAGGTGGAGATGGTGGAATTCATCTTGCTGAAAAAGTTTTAAATGTTCTTGAAAATGAAGAAAGTAAATTTAAATGTTTATATGATGAAAAACTGCGTATTAAAGAGAAAATGAATATTATTAGTACAGAGATTTATGGAGCTGATAAAGTTACATATACTAAAGCGGCAGAAAAACAGATTAAAGACATTGAGGCTTTAGGTTTAGATAAGCTTCCTATTTGTGTTGCTAAAACTCAATACTCACTTTCAGATAATCCACAGTTATTAGGAAAACCTTTAGGATTCGATATGAATGTGAGAGAAGTAAAAGTTTCTAATGGAGCAGGATTCATAGTTGTTTTAACAGGAGATGTTATGACTATGCCTGGGCTTCCAAAGGTACCAGCTGCTAATAAAATGGATATATTAGAAGATGGCACTATACTAGGACTATTCTAG
- a CDS encoding type III pantothenate kinase, which yields MIFVLDAGNTNIVLGIFKDNDLIMECRIGTDAKRTSDEYGIQVLKLFSHNNINPSNIKGVIISSVVPNIMYSIEHMIRKYFNIEPIVVGPGVKTGINIKYDNPKFVGADRIVNAVAAHEIYKRPLIIIDFGTATTFCAVTKKGDYLGGVICPGIKISADALFEKAAKLPRIELVKPKKVICKSTVASMQSGIVYGYIGQVDYIVSKMKRELIELGEEEPFVVATGGLAKLIAQDSETIDEVSPFLTLEGLKIIYEKNKE from the coding sequence GTGATTTTTGTTTTAGATGCGGGGAACACAAATATTGTTTTAGGAATCTTTAAAGATAATGATCTTATTATGGAATGTAGAATAGGAACAGATGCTAAAAGAACATCTGATGAGTATGGCATTCAGGTATTGAAGCTATTTTCACATAATAATATAAACCCTTCTAATATAAAAGGAGTAATCATATCCTCAGTAGTTCCAAATATCATGTATTCTATTGAGCATATGATAAGAAAATATTTCAACATAGAGCCTATAGTTGTAGGACCAGGAGTTAAAACTGGAATTAATATTAAATATGATAATCCTAAATTTGTTGGAGCGGATAGAATAGTAAATGCAGTTGCTGCACATGAAATATATAAAAGACCGTTAATTATAATAGACTTTGGTACAGCAACTACTTTTTGTGCTGTAACTAAAAAAGGTGACTATTTAGGTGGTGTAATATGTCCAGGAATAAAAATATCAGCTGATGCTTTATTTGAAAAAGCTGCTAAACTTCCGAGGATAGAACTAGTAAAACCTAAAAAAGTTATATGCAAGAGTACTGTTGCAAGTATGCAATCAGGTATAGTTTATGGATATATTGGGCAAGTTGATTATATAGTTTCCAAAATGAAAAGGGAATTAATAGAGTTAGGTGAAGAAGAACCATTTGTTGTAGCAACAGGGGGACTTGCAAAACTTATTGCTCAAGATTCGGAAACTATTGATGAAGTAAGTCCATTTTTAACATTAGAAGGGCTTAAAATTATATATGAAAAGAATAAAGAGTAG
- the dusB gene encoding tRNA dihydrouridine synthase DusB: protein MKIGSLTFDNNVVLAPMAGVTDIAYRGLCKKMGCGLVYTEMISAKALYYDSDRTKEMLRFSEEEKPVAVQLFGSEPEVMAEVCQMFNEEKDVCLIDINMGCPAPKIVKNGEGSALMKKPELAAEIVRHMKKKLTKPLTVKFRKGFDENNINAVEFAKRMEEAGADAVTVHGRTRAQMYEGKADWDIIKKVKESIKIPVIGNGDVFSAQDAFALREHTKCDGIMVARGAMGNPWIFREINQALNNEKVTYPNEKEKIDMCMRHLKLAIQYHGEARAVREMRKHIAWYIKGIKNCTDIKNKINTEKSSENVMKILLEYKNQFKSNL, encoded by the coding sequence ATGAAAATAGGAAGTTTAACCTTTGATAATAATGTAGTTTTAGCACCTATGGCTGGTGTAACAGACATAGCTTACAGGGGTTTGTGCAAAAAAATGGGATGTGGGCTTGTATATACAGAGATGATTAGTGCTAAAGCTCTTTATTATGATAGCGACAGAACAAAAGAGATGCTTAGATTTAGCGAAGAAGAAAAACCTGTAGCTGTTCAATTATTTGGTAGTGAACCAGAGGTTATGGCTGAAGTATGCCAAATGTTTAATGAAGAAAAAGATGTTTGTTTAATTGATATAAATATGGGATGTCCTGCACCTAAAATAGTTAAAAATGGTGAAGGGTCAGCTCTTATGAAAAAACCTGAGTTAGCTGCTGAAATAGTGAGACATATGAAGAAAAAATTAACAAAACCTTTAACCGTTAAATTTAGAAAGGGTTTTGATGAAAATAACATAAATGCTGTAGAGTTTGCGAAAAGGATGGAAGAGGCTGGCGCAGATGCTGTAACAGTCCATGGAAGAACTCGAGCCCAAATGTATGAAGGAAAAGCTGACTGGGACATAATAAAAAAAGTAAAAGAAAGTATTAAAATTCCTGTTATAGGAAATGGAGATGTTTTTTCCGCACAAGATGCCTTTGCTTTAAGAGAGCATACTAAATGCGATGGTATTATGGTAGCTAGGGGAGCTATGGGTAACCCTTGGATTTTTAGGGAAATAAATCAAGCACTTAATAATGAAAAAGTCACATACCCGAATGAAAAAGAAAAGATAGATATGTGTATGAGACATTTAAAATTAGCCATTCAATATCATGGTGAGGCTAGGGCAGTGCGAGAAATGAGAAAGCATATTGCTTGGTACATAAAAGGTATAAAAAATTGTACGGATATAAAGAACAAGATAAATACTGAAAAGTCAAGCGAAAATGTAATGAAAATTTTATTAGAATATAAAAACCAATTTAAGAGTAACCTTTAA
- the greA gene encoding transcription elongation factor GreA — translation MSEAKQYIMTSEGVKKLEDELEFLKTVKRKEITEKIKVALSYGDLSENSEYDEAKNEQAFVEGRIIQLENMLRNASVVDESEISSETVSVGSHAKVKDYDFDEEIEFHIVGSAEADPMENKISNESPVGKALIGKKVGDIVEVPVPDGVSKFEILEIRV, via the coding sequence ATGAGTGAAGCAAAACAATACATTATGACAAGTGAAGGTGTAAAGAAATTAGAAGACGAGTTAGAATTTCTTAAAACTGTTAAAAGAAAAGAGATAACTGAAAAAATTAAAGTTGCGCTCTCTTATGGAGATTTAAGTGAAAACTCAGAATATGATGAAGCTAAAAATGAACAAGCTTTTGTTGAAGGAAGAATAATTCAACTTGAAAATATGCTAAGAAATGCGAGTGTTGTTGATGAAAGTGAAATTTCATCAGAAACAGTAAGTGTTGGTTCTCATGCTAAAGTAAAAGATTATGATTTTGATGAAGAAATAGAATTTCATATTGTAGGTTCTGCTGAAGCTGATCCTATGGAGAATAAAATTTCAAATGAATCACCTGTAGGTAAAGCACTTATAGGTAAAAAGGTTGGAGATATTGTAGAAGTTCCAGTTCCAGACGGGGTTAGTAAATTTGAAATTTTGGAGATTAGAGTATAA
- the lysS gene encoding lysine--tRNA ligase, with protein MAEKQLTKEEIKQMKMEAKQEAEMNALLKERRQKLEDLQAAGKDPFDVYKVERTHTSEEVRNNYEELEGKDVTIAGRLMSKRVHGKAGFSDIHDRYGKMQLYIKIDNVGEDKLKQYKTFDIGDFVSITGTVFKTKTEEVTIQIKDFELLTKSLKPLPEKFHGLKDPDLRYRQRYVDLVMNQEAKATLLKRTSIIKAMREFLDNRDFIEVETPSLSPIAGGAAAKPFVTHHNALDVDMYLRIAPELYLKRLIVGGFEKVYEIGKNFRNEGIDVRHNPEFTSIELYEAYSDYNDMMEITENMVAHICEKVNGTTKVVYEGTEIDFAPPWRRLTMVDAVKEYAGVDFNTISSHEEARQICKEKGVELKKELKDCTKGDILVAFFEEYAEEKLMEPTFICDYPVENSPLTKKKRGNAELTERFEGFVYGRELCNAYSELNDPIVQKERFLQQLKERELGDDEAYMMDDDFINALEIGMPPTGGMGMGIDRLVMFLTDSHSIRDVILFPTMKPTK; from the coding sequence ATGGCGGAAAAGCAGTTGACTAAAGAAGAAATAAAACAAATGAAAATGGAAGCTAAGCAAGAAGCAGAAATGAATGCTTTACTTAAAGAAAGAAGACAAAAACTAGAAGACTTACAAGCGGCAGGTAAAGACCCTTTTGATGTATATAAAGTAGAAAGAACTCATACTTCTGAAGAGGTTAGAAACAACTATGAAGAATTAGAAGGAAAAGATGTAACTATAGCTGGTAGACTTATGTCTAAGAGGGTACATGGAAAAGCTGGATTTTCTGATATTCATGATAGATACGGAAAAATGCAGTTATACATAAAGATAGACAATGTAGGGGAAGACAAATTAAAACAATACAAAACTTTTGATATTGGTGACTTTGTATCAATTACAGGTACTGTATTTAAGACTAAGACAGAAGAAGTTACTATACAAATCAAAGACTTTGAGCTTTTAACTAAGTCTTTAAAACCACTTCCAGAAAAATTTCATGGATTAAAGGATCCTGATTTAAGATACAGACAAAGATATGTGGATTTAGTAATGAATCAAGAAGCAAAAGCAACACTTCTTAAGAGAACATCTATTATAAAAGCTATGAGAGAATTTTTAGATAATAGGGATTTTATAGAAGTAGAGACTCCTTCATTATCACCTATAGCTGGTGGTGCTGCAGCTAAACCATTTGTAACACATCATAATGCACTAGATGTTGATATGTATTTAAGAATAGCACCAGAGCTATACCTAAAAAGACTTATAGTAGGTGGTTTTGAAAAAGTATATGAAATAGGTAAAAACTTCAGAAATGAGGGTATAGATGTAAGACATAACCCAGAGTTTACTTCTATAGAACTATATGAAGCATATTCTGATTATAATGATATGATGGAAATTACTGAAAATATGGTAGCGCATATTTGCGAGAAAGTTAATGGAACAACTAAGGTTGTATATGAAGGTACAGAAATAGATTTTGCTCCACCATGGAGAAGATTAACTATGGTAGATGCAGTTAAAGAGTATGCTGGAGTTGACTTTAATACAATTAGTAGCCATGAAGAAGCTAGACAAATATGTAAAGAAAAAGGTGTAGAACTAAAGAAAGAACTTAAGGACTGTACAAAAGGGGATATTTTAGTAGCTTTCTTTGAAGAATATGCAGAAGAAAAATTGATGGAGCCTACTTTTATATGTGACTATCCAGTAGAAAATTCACCTCTTACTAAGAAAAAGAGAGGAAATGCGGAATTAACTGAGAGATTTGAAGGATTTGTATATGGTAGAGAACTTTGTAATGCATATTCAGAGTTAAATGACCCTATAGTTCAAAAGGAAAGATTCCTTCAACAATTAAAAGAAAGAGAACTTGGTGATGATGAAGCATACATGATGGATGATGATTTCATAAATGCTTTAGAAATAGGAATGCCTCCAACAGGTGGAATGGGAATGGGAATAGATAGACTTGTAATGTTCCTAACTGATTCTCATTCAATAAGAGACGTAATATTATTCCCAACAATGAAACCAACTAAATAA
- a CDS encoding glycine--tRNA ligase, whose translation MAFEKTMDKVVSLCKGRGFIFQGSEIYGGLANSWDYGPLGVEFKNNVKKAWWKKFIQESPYNVGIDASILMNKEVWVASGHVGGFSDPLMDCKECKARFRADKIVEEHMATQGIDDVSADGWTSEELMKYIDDNNIVCPKCGKKNYTNIRRFNLMFKTFQGVTEDSSSEIYLRPETAQGIFVNFKNVQRTSRKKVPFGIGQIGKSFRNEITPGNFTFRTREFEQMELEFFCEPGTDLEWFNYWKDYCWKFLLNLGMTEKNLRFRDHEAEELSFYSKATSDVEFLFPFGWGELWGIADRTDYDLKQHIEHSGEEMSYLDPTTNKKYIPYVIEPSLGADRVALAFLVDAYDEEELENGDTRTVLRLHPALSPFKAAILPLSKKLSDKALEVYAQLSKKFNIEYDEAGSIGKRYRREDEIGTPYCITIDFDTLEDNTVTVRDRDTMDQVRMSIDELEKFIADKIEF comes from the coding sequence ATGGCTTTTGAAAAGACAATGGATAAGGTAGTTTCATTATGTAAAGGTAGAGGATTTATATTTCAAGGTTCTGAAATATATGGGGGACTTGCGAATTCATGGGATTACGGTCCTCTAGGAGTTGAATTTAAAAACAACGTTAAAAAAGCTTGGTGGAAAAAGTTTATACAAGAAAGTCCATATAATGTAGGAATTGATGCTAGTATATTGATGAATAAAGAAGTGTGGGTTGCTTCTGGACACGTAGGTGGGTTTTCAGATCCATTAATGGATTGTAAAGAATGTAAAGCTAGATTTAGAGCAGATAAAATAGTAGAAGAACATATGGCCACTCAAGGAATTGATGATGTAAGTGCTGATGGATGGACTAGTGAAGAGTTAATGAAATACATAGATGATAACAATATAGTTTGTCCTAAATGTGGAAAGAAAAACTATACAAATATAAGAAGATTTAATCTTATGTTTAAGACTTTTCAAGGAGTTACAGAGGATTCTTCTTCTGAAATATATTTGAGGCCAGAAACGGCTCAAGGTATTTTTGTAAACTTTAAAAATGTCCAAAGAACTTCAAGAAAGAAGGTTCCATTTGGTATAGGACAAATAGGTAAATCATTTAGAAATGAAATTACTCCAGGTAACTTTACTTTTAGGACTAGAGAATTTGAACAAATGGAATTAGAATTTTTCTGTGAACCAGGAACAGATTTAGAATGGTTTAACTACTGGAAAGATTATTGTTGGAAATTTTTATTGAACTTAGGTATGACAGAAAAGAACTTAAGATTTAGAGATCACGAAGCAGAAGAATTATCTTTCTACAGTAAGGCAACATCAGATGTTGAGTTCCTATTCCCGTTCGGATGGGGAGAATTATGGGGAATTGCTGATAGAACAGATTACGATTTGAAACAACATATTGAACATTCCGGAGAAGAGATGTCATATTTGGATCCAACAACAAATAAAAAATATATACCATATGTTATAGAGCCATCTTTAGGAGCTGATAGAGTAGCTTTAGCATTTTTAGTAGATGCATATGATGAAGAAGAACTTGAAAATGGAGATACTAGAACAGTACTTCGTTTACACCCTGCATTATCTCCGTTTAAAGCTGCTATACTACCTTTATCTAAAAAACTTTCAGATAAAGCTCTAGAAGTTTATGCACAATTAAGCAAGAAATTTAACATAGAATATGATGAAGCGGGAAGTATAGGTAAGAGATATAGAAGAGAAGATGAAATAGGAACTCCTTATTGTATAACTATTGATTTTGATACATTAGAAGACAATACTGTTACAGTAAGAGATAGAGATACAATGGATCAAGTGAGAATGAGTATAGATGAATTAGAAAAATTTATTGCAGATAAGATAGAATTTTAA
- the murD gene encoding UDP-N-acetylmuramoyl-L-alanine--D-glutamate ligase, producing the protein MKNNFQDFKCFIKNKKVAVVGIGISNIPLINFLYELEAKVTAFDKKDEKSLGKVGEDFKKKGINLELGENYLDNLVGFDVIFKTPSMRIDNPALVKAKENGTYITSEMEEFVKYCPAKVFGVTGSDGKTTTTTLIYNMLKVEGYKTWVGGNIGNPLFSKIEEMNDEDKVVLELSSFQLMTMNVHIDCALITNITPNHLDMHKGMDEYVEAKKNIFKVQSKEDLLVLNRDNHLTNSMVNQGKARCMQFSIKEKIQDGAYFEDDKLLLKGIEICKLQDIKLMGMHNVENLLAAFCTVSDDVSIESMNKVATTFTGVEHRCEFVREVDGVKYYNDSIASSPTRTLAGLKAFNQPVILIAGGYDKKIPFDPLAEEGYSKIKALVLVGLTKEKIRMAFDKVIKEKSINLPIVIADTFEDAVYKAKGLAQKGDIVTLSPACASFDLFPNFEVRGNKFKEIVNEL; encoded by the coding sequence ATGAAAAATAATTTTCAGGATTTTAAATGTTTTATTAAAAATAAAAAAGTTGCTGTAGTTGGTATAGGAATAAGCAACATTCCTTTGATAAATTTTCTTTATGAATTAGAAGCTAAAGTAACAGCGTTTGATAAAAAAGATGAGAAAAGTCTTGGAAAAGTAGGTGAAGATTTTAAGAAAAAAGGTATAAATTTAGAACTGGGGGAGAATTATCTAGACAATTTGGTAGGATTTGATGTTATATTTAAGACTCCATCTATGAGAATAGATAACCCTGCTCTTGTTAAAGCCAAAGAGAATGGAACATATATAACATCCGAGATGGAGGAGTTTGTAAAGTATTGTCCTGCAAAAGTCTTTGGGGTTACAGGAAGTGACGGAAAAACAACAACTACTACATTAATCTATAATATGTTAAAGGTTGAAGGATACAAAACTTGGGTAGGAGGAAATATTGGTAATCCTTTATTTTCTAAGATAGAAGAAATGAATGATGAGGATAAAGTGGTTTTAGAATTATCCAGTTTTCAATTAATGACGATGAATGTTCATATTGATTGCGCATTAATAACAAATATAACTCCAAATCACCTTGATATGCATAAAGGTATGGATGAATATGTAGAAGCTAAAAAAAATATTTTTAAAGTTCAATCAAAAGAAGATTTATTGGTTTTGAATAGAGATAACCATCTTACGAATTCTATGGTGAATCAAGGGAAAGCAAGATGTATGCAGTTTAGCATAAAGGAAAAAATACAAGATGGTGCTTATTTTGAAGATGATAAGCTTTTATTAAAGGGAATAGAAATTTGCAAATTGCAAGATATAAAATTGATGGGAATGCATAATGTTGAAAATTTATTAGCAGCCTTTTGTACAGTCTCTGACGATGTAAGTATAGAAAGCATGAATAAAGTTGCGACTACTTTTACTGGGGTAGAGCATAGGTGTGAATTCGTAAGAGAAGTAGATGGTGTTAAATATTACAATGATTCTATAGCTTCAAGTCCAACAAGAACACTTGCAGGCCTAAAGGCATTTAATCAACCAGTAATATTAATAGCTGGGGGATATGATAAAAAAATCCCTTTTGATCCTCTTGCGGAAGAAGGATATAGTAAGATAAAAGCTTTAGTATTGGTAGGTCTTACTAAAGAAAAAATAAGAATGGCTTTTGATAAAGTTATTAAGGAAAAATCAATAAACTTGCCTATAGTTATAGCTGATACTTTTGAAGATGCCGTGTATAAAGCTAAGGGGTTGGCTCAAAAAGGAGATATAGTAACATTGTCTCCTGCGTGTGCTAGCTTTGATTTATTTCCTAACTTTGAAGTTAGGGGAAATAAATTTAAAGAAATAGTAAATGAACTCTAG